Proteins co-encoded in one Corylus avellana chromosome ca9, CavTom2PMs-1.0 genomic window:
- the LOC132162044 gene encoding dehydration-responsive element-binding protein 2F yields the protein MENGKRSPLKPWKKGPTRGKGGPQNASCEYRGVRQRTWGKWVAEIREPKKRTRLWLGSFATAEEAAMAYDEAARRLYGPDAYLNLPHLQPNSNPLIKSHKFKWFPSKNFISMFPSCGLLNINAQPSVHVIHQRLQELKQNGVHGQTPSSSTSSVQTMSDKTHVENPAVKEKDAEISSDKMLGACEEKPQIDLNEFLQQLGILKEERQSDSEATDVAGSFVAPDASLNNYGDELGAFADKAFNWDTLIEMHGIADQGEEASNLQVYDFNEELSFPTSIWDF from the coding sequence ATGGAAAATGGCAAAAGATCTCCATTGAAGCCATGGAAGAAAGGCCCGACAAGAGGCAAAGGTGGCCCTCAGAACGCCTCGTGCGAGTACCGAGGCGTTCGACAAAGAACTTGGGGCAAATGGGTGGCTGAAATAAGAGAGCCTAAGAAGAGAACTAGACTCTGGTTAGGCTCTTTTGCCACAGCTGAGGAGGCTGCCATGGCTTATGATGAGGCTGCAAGGAGATTGTATGGGCCAGATGCTTATCTCAATCTTCCCCATCTTCAACCCAACTCCAATCCTCTAATCAAATCTCACAAGTTCAAATGGTTTCCTTCCAAGAATTTCATTTCCATGTTTCCTTCTTGTGGGTTACTCAATATCAATGCCCAACCTAGTGTTCATGTCATTCATCAGAGGCTTCAAGAACTTAAGCAAAATGGCGTTCATGGCCAAACCCCCTCTTCCAGTACATCTTCAGTCCAGACCATGAGTGACAAAACCCATGTGGAAAATCCAGCAGTGAAGGAGAAAGATGCAGAAATTTCATCAGACAAGATGCTGGGAGCTTGTGAGGAGAAACCACAGATTGATCTCAATGAGTTTCTTCAGCAGCTGGGTATACTGAAGGAGGAGAGACAGTCCGACTCAGAAGCAACCGATGTCGCAGGAAGCTTTGTGGCGCCGGATGCTTCGTTGAACAATTATGGTGATGAACTCGGGGCCTTTGCTGACAAGGCTTTCAATTGGGATACACTGATCGAGATGCATGGGATTGCAGATCAAGGAGAAGAAGCCAGTAACCTCCAAGTTTATGATTTTAATGAAGAGCTGAGTTTCCCTACTTCCATTTGGGATTTCTGA
- the LOC132191381 gene encoding uncharacterized protein LOC132191381 isoform X1 — protein sequence MDESSRYTSKLEWIWVIEALASFKEVDISILHDLIEIAPELPHNLGRNMREMLALRCLEGLFGPSNGITNASCSAPASKVCFDFSKSCEDVLQHIVHETSPSDLRTAGPELLKWDVRPFIIHKRACMPKLALQQLKDSILDGSHPYTDCLKEKSGLAFTNAILTESDPHDGNLLPSKRKKNALATENMVGDLHEHQNILNDCGDPYINAKKQKQSTSSSSQSIEENSVPVRGTELLEHLSESDIPVVHQEGCNLAKDQIGTLEEGRVTGDVNDEYTASMRCGHSFDDELHCIQSEIPDSATTMHPDTCGDEPHQNISVDEDKDDSEHCAERRTLTGSLPPYGATMMGQDTSIDKPCQKNSIDAVRDGSEQHAEPRTSSGPLLEKTRENESQCNFEHDVVLKAPHAASLDGAQQKIIDYEAEEDMDRCCEAGTSSDSDGYHKDHIDVSMKKHDFLSSQCTFSHDSLAGWTDTNLCVKCNEGGQLLVCNTSHCPLVVHEICLGSSPRFDNSGNFYCPFCAYSLAISEYLEAKKKSSLARKELSKFVRMGLEHQQKEVLERLHREKHNLSRQNEDEDPLVKSHENGYLEERVSDQTDNDGGHVNEVNNLYFRGSIDHEQQAEPSASCDNVPSSVREEEATVINGTLNVLTKEKEGEEKVIQPVSVLEGHHQQAADHECGGDNLSCRNTDVIPVNQRLVEEGIQQEVLEQQVADPTVEPVCALDIYAEDTSEDEKNKSIISNYSIRVRRQETHYKHPVSPQPRRNKVPWTAEEEVILKEGMRKFSNANDRMIPWKKILEFGSDVFLSSRTTIDLKDKWRNMCK from the exons ATGGACGAATCATCCCGTTACACTTCAAAGCTTGAATGGATTTGGGTCATTGAAGCCCTTGCAAGCTTCAAGGAAGTCGACATTTCTATTTTACACg atttGATTGAAATTGCTCCAGAATTACCGCATAATTTGGGGAGAAACATGAGGGAAATGTTGGCTTTAAGATGTTTGGAGGGTTTATTTGGTCCCAGTAATGGAATCACCAATGCTTCTTGTTCTGCCCCGGCTTCAAAAgtatgttttgatttttcaaaaagcTGTGAAGATGTTCTCCAACACATAGTGCACGAG ACATCACCATCAGATCTTAGAACGGCTGGACCAGAGCTGTTAAAATGGGATGTTCGCCCCTTTATTATCCATAAAAGAGCTTGTATGCCTAAACTTGCCTTACAACAG CTGAAAGATTCAATCCTTGATGGTAGTCATCCATATACTGATTGCTTGAAGGAAAAGAGTGGATTGGCATTTACAAATGCAATACTTACGGAAAGTGATCCACATGATGGAAATTTATTGCCCTCTAAGAGGAAAAAGAATGCACTGGCTACTGAAAACATGGTTGGAGACTTACATGAAcaccaaaatattttaaatgattgtGGTGATCCTTATATAAATGCCAAGAAGCAGAAGCAAAGTACCTCTTCATCGAGTCAGTCCATAGAAGAGAACTCAGTTCCTGTACGTGGGACTGAACTGTTAGAACATTTATCTGAAAGCGATATTCCAGTTGTTCATCAAGAAGGTTGTAACTTGGCTAAAGATCAGATAGGAACTCTGGAAGAAGGCAGGGTTACAGGGGATGTTAATGATGAGTATACTGCCTCAATGAGATGTGGGCACAGCTTCGATGATGAATTGCATTGTATTCAATCGGAGATTCCTGATTCTGCCACTACGATGCATCCAGATACATGTGGAGATGAACCTCATCAAAATATCTCTGTTGACGAAGACAAAGATGATAGTGAGCATTGTGCTGAACGGAGAACATTAACTGGTTCTCTCCCTCCTTATGGTGCCACTATGATGGGTCAAGACACATCCATAGATAAGCCTTGTCAAAAGAACTCTATTGATGCAGTCAGAGATGGTAGTGAGCAACATGCTGAACCTAGAACTTCAAGTGGTCCTCTCCTGGAAAAGACTCGAGAAAATGAATCTCAATGTAACTTTGAACATGATGTTGTACTAAAAGCACCACATGCTGCATCCCTGGATGGAGCCCAGCAGAAGATCATTGATTATGAAGCTGAAGAGGATATGGATCGCTGTTGTGAAGCAGGGACATCAAGTGATAGTGATGGGTATCACAAGGATCACATTGATGTCTCCATGAAAAAACATGATTTCTTGAGCTCTCAGTGCACATTTAGTCATGATTCGTTAGCTGGTTGGACAGACACAAATTTGTGTGTGAAGTGTAATGAAGGCGGTCAGTTGTTAGTATGCAACACAAGTCATTGCCCATTGGTGGTTCATGAGATCTGTTTGGGTTCGTCTCCCAGATTTGACAACAGTGGTAACTTTTACTGCCCGTTCTGTGCTTATTCACTTGCTATTTCAGAGTACCTTGAAGCTAAGAAAAAGTCCTCCTTGGCAAGGAAAGAACTAAGTAAGTTTGTTCGTATGGGTTTGGAGCATCAGCAAAAGGAAGTTCTAGAGAGATTGCACAGAGAAAAGCATAATCTTTCAAGACAAAATGAAGACGAGGATCCTCTCGTCAAAAGTCATGAGAATGGGTACTTGGAAGAGAGAGTAAGTGATCAAACAGATAATGACGGGGGACATGTAAATGAGGTCAATAACCTTTATTTCCGTGGAAGTATAGATCATGAGCAACAAGCAGAACCTTCTGCATCATGTGATAATGTCCCTTCATCAGTTAGAGAGGAAGAGGCAACTGTAATTAATGGGACGCTAAATGTATTAACTAAAGAGaaagaaggggaagaaaagGTGATCCAACCTGTAAGCGTGCTTGAAGGACACCACCAACAAGCAGCTGACCATGAGTGTGGTGGTGATAATTTATCCTGTAGGAACACAGATGTTATTCCTGTCAATCAAAGACTCGTGGAAGAAGGGATTCAGCAGGAAGTTTTAGAGCAACAGGTTGCTGATCCAACAGTGGAACCTGTTTGCGCACTTGATATATATGCAGAGGACACTTctgaagatgaaaaaaataagtcTATCATTTCTAATTACTCCATAAGAGTCCGGAGGCAAGAGACGCATTA tAAACACCCAGTAAGTCCTCAGCCGAGGCGAAACAAGGTTCCATGGACAGCCGAGGAGGAAGTGATACTAAAG GAGGGAATGCGGAAATTTTCAAATgccaatgacagaatgattccATGGAAGAAGATTTTAGAATTTGGTAGCGATGTGTTTCTGAGTAGTCGTACAACAATAGACCTCAAGGATAAATGGAGGAACATGTGCAAATGA
- the LOC132191381 gene encoding uncharacterized protein LOC132191381 isoform X2 codes for MDESSRYTSKLEWIWVIEALASFKEVDISILHDLIEIAPELPHNLGRNMREMLALRCLEGLFGPSNGITNASCSAPASKVCFDFSKSCEDVLQHIVHETSPSDLRTAGPELLKWDVRPFIIHKRACMPKLALQQLKDSILDGSHPYTDCLKEKSGLAFTNAILTESDPHDGNLLPSKRKKNALATENMVGDLHEHQNILNDCGDPYINAKKQKQSTSSSSQSIEENSVPVRGTELLEHLSESDIPVVHQEGCNLAKDQIGTLEEGRVTGDVNDEYTASMRCGHSFDDELHCIQSEIPDSATTMHPDTCGDEPHQNISVDEDKDDSEHCAERRTLTGSLPPYGATMMGQDTSIDKPCQKNSIDAVRDGSEQHAEPRTSSGPLLEKTRENESQCNFEHDVVLKAPHAASLDGAQQKIIDYEAEEDMDRCCEAGTSSDSDGYHKDHIDVSMKKHDFLSSQCTFSHDSLAGWTDTNLCVKCNEGGQLLVCNTSHCPLVVHEICLGSSPRFDNSGNFYCPFCAYSLAISEYLEAKKKSSLARKELSKFVRMGLEHQQKEVLERLHREKHNLSRQNEDEDPLVKSHENGYLEERVSDQTDNDGGHVNEVNNLYFRGSIDHEQQAEPSASCDNVPSSVREEEATVINGTLNVLTKEKEGEEKVIQPVSVLEGHHQQAADHECGGDNLSCRNTDVIPVNQRLVEEGIQQEVLEQQVADPTVEPVCALDIYAEDTSEDEKNKSIISNYSIRVRRQETHYKHPVSPQPRRNKVPWTAEEEVILKIFFFLTVGGNAEIFKCQ; via the exons ATGGACGAATCATCCCGTTACACTTCAAAGCTTGAATGGATTTGGGTCATTGAAGCCCTTGCAAGCTTCAAGGAAGTCGACATTTCTATTTTACACg atttGATTGAAATTGCTCCAGAATTACCGCATAATTTGGGGAGAAACATGAGGGAAATGTTGGCTTTAAGATGTTTGGAGGGTTTATTTGGTCCCAGTAATGGAATCACCAATGCTTCTTGTTCTGCCCCGGCTTCAAAAgtatgttttgatttttcaaaaagcTGTGAAGATGTTCTCCAACACATAGTGCACGAG ACATCACCATCAGATCTTAGAACGGCTGGACCAGAGCTGTTAAAATGGGATGTTCGCCCCTTTATTATCCATAAAAGAGCTTGTATGCCTAAACTTGCCTTACAACAG CTGAAAGATTCAATCCTTGATGGTAGTCATCCATATACTGATTGCTTGAAGGAAAAGAGTGGATTGGCATTTACAAATGCAATACTTACGGAAAGTGATCCACATGATGGAAATTTATTGCCCTCTAAGAGGAAAAAGAATGCACTGGCTACTGAAAACATGGTTGGAGACTTACATGAAcaccaaaatattttaaatgattgtGGTGATCCTTATATAAATGCCAAGAAGCAGAAGCAAAGTACCTCTTCATCGAGTCAGTCCATAGAAGAGAACTCAGTTCCTGTACGTGGGACTGAACTGTTAGAACATTTATCTGAAAGCGATATTCCAGTTGTTCATCAAGAAGGTTGTAACTTGGCTAAAGATCAGATAGGAACTCTGGAAGAAGGCAGGGTTACAGGGGATGTTAATGATGAGTATACTGCCTCAATGAGATGTGGGCACAGCTTCGATGATGAATTGCATTGTATTCAATCGGAGATTCCTGATTCTGCCACTACGATGCATCCAGATACATGTGGAGATGAACCTCATCAAAATATCTCTGTTGACGAAGACAAAGATGATAGTGAGCATTGTGCTGAACGGAGAACATTAACTGGTTCTCTCCCTCCTTATGGTGCCACTATGATGGGTCAAGACACATCCATAGATAAGCCTTGTCAAAAGAACTCTATTGATGCAGTCAGAGATGGTAGTGAGCAACATGCTGAACCTAGAACTTCAAGTGGTCCTCTCCTGGAAAAGACTCGAGAAAATGAATCTCAATGTAACTTTGAACATGATGTTGTACTAAAAGCACCACATGCTGCATCCCTGGATGGAGCCCAGCAGAAGATCATTGATTATGAAGCTGAAGAGGATATGGATCGCTGTTGTGAAGCAGGGACATCAAGTGATAGTGATGGGTATCACAAGGATCACATTGATGTCTCCATGAAAAAACATGATTTCTTGAGCTCTCAGTGCACATTTAGTCATGATTCGTTAGCTGGTTGGACAGACACAAATTTGTGTGTGAAGTGTAATGAAGGCGGTCAGTTGTTAGTATGCAACACAAGTCATTGCCCATTGGTGGTTCATGAGATCTGTTTGGGTTCGTCTCCCAGATTTGACAACAGTGGTAACTTTTACTGCCCGTTCTGTGCTTATTCACTTGCTATTTCAGAGTACCTTGAAGCTAAGAAAAAGTCCTCCTTGGCAAGGAAAGAACTAAGTAAGTTTGTTCGTATGGGTTTGGAGCATCAGCAAAAGGAAGTTCTAGAGAGATTGCACAGAGAAAAGCATAATCTTTCAAGACAAAATGAAGACGAGGATCCTCTCGTCAAAAGTCATGAGAATGGGTACTTGGAAGAGAGAGTAAGTGATCAAACAGATAATGACGGGGGACATGTAAATGAGGTCAATAACCTTTATTTCCGTGGAAGTATAGATCATGAGCAACAAGCAGAACCTTCTGCATCATGTGATAATGTCCCTTCATCAGTTAGAGAGGAAGAGGCAACTGTAATTAATGGGACGCTAAATGTATTAACTAAAGAGaaagaaggggaagaaaagGTGATCCAACCTGTAAGCGTGCTTGAAGGACACCACCAACAAGCAGCTGACCATGAGTGTGGTGGTGATAATTTATCCTGTAGGAACACAGATGTTATTCCTGTCAATCAAAGACTCGTGGAAGAAGGGATTCAGCAGGAAGTTTTAGAGCAACAGGTTGCTGATCCAACAGTGGAACCTGTTTGCGCACTTGATATATATGCAGAGGACACTTctgaagatgaaaaaaataagtcTATCATTTCTAATTACTCCATAAGAGTCCGGAGGCAAGAGACGCATTA tAAACACCCAGTAAGTCCTCAGCCGAGGCGAAACAAGGTTCCATGGACAGCCGAGGAGGAAGTGATACTAAAG attttttttttcctaactgTAGGAGGGAATGCGGAAATTTTCAAATgccaatga